The Candidatus Sulfotelmatobacter sp. DNA segment GGCGTTGAGCAGATTGCTGGTCGCGCCGGGCGGGATCGACACCACGAGCCCTTCGTTGCGCGACTGGCGGACCAGGAAACGCGAGGTCGAGAGGTGTCCGACCTCGAGCTCGTTGCCTTCGGGTCCGGCGGAGCCGTTGATCAGCTGCACGACGGCGGGGACGTTGCCGCTGTTGTGCGCTTTGAGCAGGATGCGGCGCGGCGGCTCGGTGCCGGGGTTGTAGTGATAGTAGAGGAACCGCTGCGCTTGCGTGCGGTCGAGGTGCGCGGTGAAGAGGACGCCGTTGGCGGTCAGCCGCTCGGGGTAGTCGGAGACCAGCAGCCGCGCGGGTTGGATCGGCGGCATCGCGACGTTCTGCACGGTGACGTGGGTGGAGCCGTTGACGGTGAAGTAGCCGTCCCCGCTGAGGGTGACCGGGACGTCGAGCTCGACCTGATCGTCCTGCGCGAGGTCGCCGTGGATCGGCACCGTTTCGAGCACTTGCGCGGACGCGCCGGCGCGCAGCGTCGCCGCGGACGTCACCGCGTCGGCCACGACGCTGCGCAGGTAGTCGGCGGAGGCCGGATCGCCGGTGACGCTGACCGTCGTCGCGTCGGCGGGGACGCCGGCGGCGTAGGCGACGCGGATGGGGACGTCGCGGGTGAGGCCACGCTGGTCGGTCACCGTCGCGGTGGTCGTACCGAGGGCGACGCCGGTGACGAACAGCACGCGTTGCGCCTGGTCGACGACGGCGGTCGCGACCGCGGGGTTGGCGACGGTGACGGTGACGGTGCCGAGCGCGCTGTTGATGCGGGCCGACGCGATCTTCCCGGGCTCGACGCCGACTTGCGGCGGGTCGACGATGATCGGCGGCTGCGTCGGCGTCGCGCTCGGGGTGGGCGAGGCGAGCGGCTCTTCGCTGGTCCCTGGAAGCGGCGAGCCCGGGGCGGCGGTGGTCGCTCCGGGCATCGGCGGGGTGGGGACTGCGGGCGCCGCGCTGGCCACGGTGCCGGGCGGGTTCACCGGCCCCGTCGGCGCGGGGACCGGGGGGTTCACCGGCTGCGCCGCCGCTCCGAGAGCGAGGGCGCCGAGCAACAGTGCGAGGCTAGAGAACGGCGCGAGGGCGCGTCGCAAGCGGCTTCCTTCGTCGGTGTGCGGTCACGCGATCTTCTGGCTCGTTGCTGCTTCCCGTGTGACGGCCGACGCCAGGAGTGTCTTGTAGCCGACATTCGGGAAGAGCACGGTGACGAGGTCCTTCTCGGCGCGCTCGACGGTGCCTTGTCCGAACTTGGCGTGGTAGACGACGTCGGCGATGCGATAGCCCGACGAGACCCGCTCGCGGTGACCGTGCAGGCAGTTGTCGCACGCACCGCAGGTCTCGGCGGCGTAGTCCTCGCCGAAGTAGTTGAGCACGAAGCGGCGGCGGCAGCCCGTCGTCTCGGCGTACTGCAACATCATCGCCAGCTTCGACTGGTCGTACTTCTTCTTGGTCTCGTAGTTGGCGAGGTTGAGGACCATCTCACGCTGCTCGCGCGCGGCCTCGGTGAGGACGTACTTGCTGCGCATGCCGTTCTCGATGAAGCCGCTCTTCTTGAGCAGCGCGAGGACGACTTTGAGCTTGGTCAGCGGCAGCTGCGTGATCTTGCGCAAGTCGGTCAGGCTGACGCCGCCCTCCTGGTCGCCGAAGATCTCCAGCGTGCCGAACACTTTCTGCACTTCCTCGACGTCGGGATACTTGCCGGTCAGGAAGTAGTTCTGCACGCGCGTATCGCTCATGCGATAGATCAGCACGCACTTGGAGGGATCGCCGTCGCGTCCGGCGCGGCCCGCTTCCTGCGTGTACGCCTCGACGCTGCCCGGCAGATCGTAGTGCACGACGAAGCGGATGTTGGGCTTGTCGATGCCCAGGCCGAACGCGTTGGTCGCGACGACGGCGCGGATCGCCTCCTGCATGAACAGCTCGTGGACCGCGGTGCGATCGTGCTTTTGCAGCTTGGAGTGGTAGACCGCGGCCGGCAACCCGATCTCGTCCTGGAGGTACTTCTGCACTTCGAGCGCGTTCTTGATCGTCGCCGTGTAGACGATGCCGGTCCCTTCGAGCTCGCCCTTGAGGAACAAGTCC contains these protein-coding regions:
- a CDS encoding pilus assembly protein N-terminal domain-containing protein, which codes for MRRALAPFSSLALLLGALALGAAAQPVNPPVPAPTGPVNPPGTVASAAPAVPTPPMPGATTAAPGSPLPGTSEEPLASPTPSATPTQPPIIVDPPQVGVEPGKIASARINSALGTVTVTVANPAVATAVVDQAQRVLFVTGVALGTTTATVTDQRGLTRDVPIRVAYAAGVPADATTVSVTGDPASADYLRSVVADAVTSAATLRAGASAQVLETVPIHGDLAQDDQVELDVPVTLSGDGYFTVNGSTHVTVQNVAMPPIQPARLLVSDYPERLTANGVLFTAHLDRTQAQRFLYYHYNPGTEPPRRILLKAHNSGNVPAVVQLINGSAGPEGNELEVGHLSTSRFLVRQSRNEGLVVSIPPGATSNLLNAPLPPQNVVSGILQLRLVSGDPVDLTLLAQDASAPLDQSISTTELLAGGAPHARGVYPVPTFYFDRTYDVDGPDLEIPIGQLPLPNLREGEALAGDYGVEQSMNVVIVNMTRGPHSIALYANPRGGRATGTFLIDGTLVQAHGLPAFSRFKIWQDTIQPGTFQRVRVVTMPEGGSSYPLRLVFAQDDGSVAPGLPGSPVY
- a CDS encoding RecQ family ATP-dependent DNA helicase; the protein is MSTDELRQALRDHFGYERFNPGQEEVITRILAGEDTLAILATGAGKSLCYQLPALLLPGTTIVVSPLIALMKDQLDMLAERGITSTVALNSTLSEEQELAGIARIASGEMKIVFVTPEKLEDDGFISILQELAVPLFVVDEAHCISQWGHDFRPAYLNLGKVIQQLGKPTVLALTATATPAVREDVLIQLGIPNVKPIVKGFDRPNLVYSVRRADSEAGKLKTLKDLFLKGELEGTGIVYTATIKNALEVQKYLQDEIGLPAAVYHSKLQKHDRTAVHELFMQEAIRAVVATNAFGLGIDKPNIRFVVHYDLPGSVEAYTQEAGRAGRDGDPSKCVLIYRMSDTRVQNYFLTGKYPDVEEVQKVFGTLEIFGDQEGGVSLTDLRKITQLPLTKLKVVLALLKKSGFIENGMRSKYVLTEAAREQREMVLNLANYETKKKYDQSKLAMMLQYAETTGCRRRFVLNYFGEDYAAETCGACDNCLHGHRERVSSGYRIADVVYHAKFGQGTVERAEKDLVTVLFPNVGYKTLLASAVTREAATSQKIA